In the Mastacembelus armatus chromosome 17, fMasArm1.2, whole genome shotgun sequence genome, one interval contains:
- the egfra gene encoding epidermal growth factor receptor — protein sequence MATRFLKWIILTSLLSLCSCVVAEKKVCQGITNRLNLLGSKDDHYLNMVKTYSNCTVVLENLEVTYMEEHRDLSFLRSIEEVGGYVLIALNTASRIPLENLRIIRGHSLYEGGFALAVLANYDKATGQGTNELLLTSLTEILKGGVKFGTNHLCNVETIQWYDIVNSDTKPNMELPVASNNPLCKRCDSRCFNGSCWAPGRENCQTLTKLNCAQQCSKRCRGPSPSDCCNEHCAAGCTGPRPTDCLACRDFQDDGVCKDSCPGLMRYDPNLHQLVPNPHGKYNFGATCVRSCPHNYVVTDHGACVRTCSGNTYEVDEGGIRKCAKCDGLCPKVCNGLGTGDLTHTLSINATNIGSFKNCTKINGNIAIIHTSIYGDPFTKTPKMDPAQLDVFKTVKEITGYLWIQTWPGSMNSLSPFENLEIIRGRTKRGSRSVVMTQLSIDYLGLRSLKEISDGDVVIVKNQKLCYTSKSHWKRLFKSEHQSATVEENADAATCALKNNTCDRKCTTDGCWGPGPDMCFACRDYSRDGSCVDSCNILEGEPREVVVNKTCVDCHPECQRMNGTATCSAPGSGNCAKCANFQDGLFCVSRCPQGVPGEDDTLVWKYADEMKMCQLCHRNCTQGCTGPGLKGCHIKSPSGLSMIAAGVVGGLLAVLIAGLSVFVFLRRRHIKRKRTMRRLLQEKELVEPLTPSGEAPNQALLRILKEPEFKKIKVLGSGAFGTVYKGLWVPEGEDVKIPVAIKVLREATSPKANKEILDEAYVMASVEHPHVCRLLGICLTSTVQLVTQLMPYGCLLEYVKENKDNIGSQHLLNWCVQIAKGMNYLEERHLVHRDLAARNVLVKTPQHVKITDFGLAKLLNADEKEYHADGGKVPIKWMALESILNRTYTHQSDVWSYGVTVWELMTFGTKPYDGIPASEIAGVLEKGERLPQPPICTIDVYMIMVKCWMIDAESRPRFRELIAEFTKMARDPSRYLVIQGDDRMHLPNPTDTKFYRSLISGEDMEDAVDADEYLVPQHGFFSSPSTSHTPLLHSTSLNSSIGACQGRNGLLNAFPSRDGSLVLRYIPDPTGNFLDNAFQPAPDYMNQNAVSDVTNPIYQHPGPPRTLLPNFASDDTETEYLNCFKNGAYRPEYLNEVPSPAILPLSSNGTVHNIQKCHLQNSIDNPDYQQDFTPTFKTHTNGHIPAAENAEYLGPD from the exons TGTGCCAGGGCATCACTAACCGTTTAAACCTTCTGGGCTCCAAAGATGACCACTACCTAAACATGGTGAAGACCTACAGCAACTGCACTGTGGTCCTAGAAAACCTGGAGGTCACCTACATGGAGGAGCACCGTGATCTGTCCTTCCTCAGG TCCATTGAAGAAGTGGGCGGCTATGTCCTAATCGCCCTCAACACAGCTTCCAGGATCCCTCTTGAGAACCTGCGCATCATCCGAGGTCATTCACTCTATGAGGGAGGGTTTGCTCTTGCTGTTCTTGCCAATTATGACAAAGCCACGGGCCAGGGCACCAACGAACTTCTTCTGACCAGTCTGACAG AAATTCTTAAAGGAGGTGTAAAGTTTGGGACCAATCATCTATGCAACGTGGAGACAATACAGTGGTATGATATTGTCAACTCAGATACCAAACCAAACATGGAGCTCCCGGTGGCCAGCAACAATCCGCTGT GTAAAAGATGTGACTCAAGATGCTTCAATGGGTCCTGCTGGGCACCTGGTCGTGAAAATTGTCAGACCT TGACAAAGCTGAACTGTGCACAGCAGTGCTCTAAGAGATGCCGAGGACCTTCACCCAGTGACTGCTGTAATGAGCACTGTGCCGCAGGCTGCACAGGACCCCGGCCTACCGACTGTCTG gcCTGTAGAGACTTCCAGGATGATGGGGTGTGTAAGGACTCCTGCCCGGGCCTCATGCGCTACGACCCCAACCTGCACCAACTGGTTCCTAACCCACATGGAAAATACAACTTTGGGGCGACCTGTGTCAGGAGTTGCCCAC ATAACTATGTTGTGACTGATCATGGAGCATGTGTGCGGACCTGCAGCGGTAACACATATGAGGTGGATGAGGGAGGAATCAGAAAGTGTGCCAAGTGTGATGGACTATGTCCAAAAG TGTGTAATGGCCTCGGAACGGGAGATCTGACTCACACCCTGTCTATCAATGCCACCAACATTGGCTCATTTAAAAATTGCACTAAAATCAATGGTAACATTGCCATCATCCACACATCAATTTATGG gGATCCATTTACCAAAACACCAAAGATGGATCCTGCCCAACTTGATGTGTTTAAGACAGTTAAAGAAATTACTG GATACCTGTGGATTCAAACCTGGCCAGGGAGCATGAACTCACTCAGTCCTTTTGAAAACCTGGAGATCATTCGAGGACGAACAAAACG CGGTAGCCGCAGTGTGGTTATGACTCAGCTCAGTATTGACTACCTGGGCCTTCGCTCTCTCAAGGAAATCAGCGATGGAGATGTGGTCATTGTTAAGAATCAGAAGCTGTGCTACACCAGCAAAAGCCACTGGAAGCGGCTCTTCAAATCAGAGCATCAGAGTGCCACAGTAGAGGAAAATGCTGATGCTGCTACATGTG cTCTGAAGAACAACACTTGTGACAGGAAATGTACCACAGACGGCTGCTGGGGGCCGGGCCCGGACATGTGTTTCGCTTGCCGTGATTATAGCCGTGATGGGAGCTGTGTTGACTCTTGCAACATCCTGGAGGG aGAGCCACGGGAGGTGGTCGTGAATAAAACCTGTGTGGACTGCCACCCCGAGTGCCAACGCATGAATGGGACTGCAACTTGCAGTGCGCCT GGTTCTGGAAACTGTGCTAAGTGTGCCAACTTTCAAGATGGACTGTTCTGTGTGTCTCGCTGTCCACAAGGCGTGCCAGGAGAAGACGACACACTAGTGTGGAAATACGCAGATGAGATGAAAATGTGCCAGCTATGCCATAGAAACTGCACTCAGGG GTGCACTGGACCTGGTCTCAAAGGCTGCCATATTAAAAG CCCTTCTGGTCTTTCCATGATTGCAGCTGGTGTAGTTGGTGGGCTGCTGGCTGTTCTTATTGCAggcctgtctgtctttgtgttccTACGCCGACGCCACATCAAGCGAAAGAGGACCATGCGCAGACTGCTCCAAGAGAAAGAG ttggTTGAGCCCCTGACTCCAAGTGGAGAGGCACCAAACCAGGCTCTGCTGCGGATCCTGAAGGAGCCTGAATTTAAGAAAATCAAAGTGCTGGGCTCAGGGGCTTTTGGCACAGTTTATAAG GGCCTGTGGGTTCCAGAGGGGGAGGATGTGAAGATCCCAGTGGCTATTAAGGTTTTGAGAGAGGCCACGTCACCAAAGGCAAACAAAGAAATATTGGAT GAAGCTTATGTGATGGCCAGCGTGGAACACCCACATGTCTGTCGCCTGCTTGGCATCTGCCTGACCTCCACAGTGCAGCTTGTCACCCAGCTCATGCCCTACGGCTGCCTGCTGGAATATGTCAAAGAGAACAAGGATAACATCGGATCCCAGCACCTGCTCAACTGGTGTGTTCAGATAGCAAAG GGTATGAACTACCTGGAGGAACGCCACCTGGTGCACCGTGACTTGGCAGCCAGAAACGTCCTGGTGAAGACTCCTCAACATGTCAAGATCACTGATTTTGGTCTGGCCAAACTCCTCAATGCAGATGAGAAAGAGTATCATGCAGATGGAGGAAAG GTACCGATAAAATGGATGGCGCTCGAATCTATCCTAAacagaacatacacacaccagaGTGATGTGTGGAGTTATG GTGTAACAGTTTGGGAGCTGATGACATTTGGGACTAAACCATATGATGGGATTCCTGCCAGTGAAATAGCTGGGGTCCTGGAAAAAGGGGAGCGATTGCCTCAACCACCAATCTGCACCATAGATGTTTACATGATCATGGTGAAAT GTTGGATGATTGATGCAGAGAGCCGACCACGCTTCCGGGAACTAATAGCTGAGTTTACAAAGATGGCACGGGATCCTTCCCGTTATCTTGTCATTCAG GGTGATGACCGCATGCACCTGCCAAATCCCACAGATACTAAATTCTACCGCAGTCTGATCAGTGGGGAGGATATGGAGGATGCTGTGGATGCAGACGAGTACTTGGTGCCACAGCATGGCTTCTTCAGCAGTCCAAGCACTTCCCACACCCCACTGCTCCACTCCACA AGTCTAAACAGCAGCATTGGAGCCTGCCAGGGTAGAAATGGCTTATTG AATGCGTTCCCAAGCAGAGATGGAAGTTTGGTTCTCCGGTATATTCCTGACCCCACAGGCAATTTTTTGGACAATGCCTTCCAACCAGCTCCAG ACTACATGAACCAGAATGCAGTCTCAGATGTGACAAATCCCATCTACCAGCACCCTGGTCCACCTCGCACCCTTCTTCCCAATTTCGCTTCAgatgacacagagacagagtacCTGAATTGCTTTAAGAATGGGGCCTACAGGCCCGAGTACCTCAATGAAGTTCCATCCCCTGCCATTCTCCCACTGAGCTCTAACGGCACAGTCCACAACATTCAGAAATGCCACCTGCAGAACAGCATCGACAACCCTGATTACCAACAGGATTTCACTCCTACCTTCAAGACCCACACCAATGGACACATCCCAGCGGCAGAGAATGCAGAATACCTGGGCCCAGACTGA